One window of the Candidatus Effluviviaceae Genus V sp. genome contains the following:
- a CDS encoding glycosyltransferase, with translation MRPWPVAWYGLLQGVLWPSCSDCPPSCGPGSNWSVIHRPRHWPERRWASSFSCRHGTSCWEADPLKVAIFSETFLPKWDGIAHTVCRLLEHLEKRGHESIMFAPEGAPAKYASTEIIGYPSFTCPGYPDLKLTSLGVHLGKEVAQFDPDVIHAVSPFFLGLAGLLRGRSLGIPLVASYHTDVPGYMEKYGVPILREPFWLYFRMVHGLADLNLCPSRFTQAELEAHGIQNVEIWSRGVDAALYHPSKRSEAWRREMPAGNGPVLLYVGRLAPEKRIDLIRPVLDAVPGSRLAIVGDGPIRDELERLFEGTPTRFLGYLKGEDLATAYASSDIFVFPSENETFGNVVMEAMASGVPVIAARRGGPVEHVVDGRNGFLHTPGSVGELSGLVRLVATNTKLASDLARGAREYASTRTWEAVMDGLLEKYETLIETTRRRRELRPPAPPRIRAFWWNDEAREDGEPQGSEYTSSTSRR, from the coding sequence TTGCGGCCATGGCCGGTTGCGTGGTATGGACTCTTACAGGGAGTCCTCTGGCCCTCCTGCTCGGACTGCCCGCCGTCATGTGGTCCAGGATCCAACTGGAGCGTCATACACCGGCCCAGACACTGGCCGGAGCGGCGCTGGGCATCGTCCTTTTCCTGCCGGCACGGGACTTCCTGCTGGGAGGCTGATCCGTTGAAAGTCGCCATCTTCTCCGAGACCTTCCTGCCGAAGTGGGACGGCATCGCCCACACGGTGTGCCGCCTGCTCGAGCACCTCGAGAAGCGGGGCCACGAGAGCATCATGTTCGCCCCCGAGGGCGCCCCGGCCAAGTACGCCTCGACCGAGATCATCGGCTATCCCTCATTCACCTGTCCCGGTTACCCCGACCTCAAGCTGACATCCCTCGGCGTGCACCTCGGCAAGGAGGTCGCCCAGTTCGACCCGGACGTCATCCATGCCGTGAGCCCGTTCTTCCTCGGTTTGGCGGGACTGCTCCGCGGCAGGAGTCTCGGCATTCCGCTGGTCGCCTCGTACCATACCGATGTGCCCGGCTACATGGAGAAGTACGGGGTTCCCATCCTGCGCGAGCCCTTCTGGCTGTACTTCCGCATGGTCCACGGGCTCGCCGACCTCAACCTCTGCCCTTCCCGTTTCACGCAGGCTGAACTCGAGGCGCACGGCATCCAGAACGTGGAGATCTGGAGTCGGGGCGTCGACGCGGCGCTCTATCATCCCTCGAAGCGTTCAGAGGCCTGGCGGCGTGAGATGCCCGCAGGCAACGGTCCCGTTCTCCTCTACGTCGGTCGCCTCGCTCCTGAGAAGCGCATCGACCTGATCCGCCCCGTGCTCGACGCCGTGCCGGGCTCCCGGCTCGCAATCGTGGGGGACGGGCCGATCCGCGATGAGCTCGAGCGGCTCTTCGAGGGGACGCCGACGAGGTTCCTCGGCTATCTCAAGGGCGAGGACCTGGCCACGGCATACGCTTCGTCCGACATCTTCGTGTTCCCTTCGGAGAACGAGACGTTCGGCAACGTCGTGATGGAGGCCATGGCCTCAGGGGTCCCGGTCATCGCTGCACGACGGGGCGGACCCGTGGAGCACGTCGTGGACGGCCGGAACGGGTTCCTTCACACGCCGGGATCGGTCGGAGAGCTTTCCGGCCTCGTCCGTCTGGTCGCGACGAACACGAAGCTCGCCTCAGACCTCGCGCGCGGAGCGCGCGAGTACGCCAGCACGAGGACGTGGGAGGCCGTCATGGACGGCCTGCTCGAGAAGTACGAGACCCTCATCGAGACCACGAGGAGACGCCGCGAGCTGCGGCCCCCGGCGCCGCCGCGCATCAGGGCCTTCTGGTGGAACGACGAAGCGCGTGAGGACGGCGAGCCGCAGGGCAGCGAGTACACATCATCGACCAGCCGCCGCTGA
- a CDS encoding c-type cytochrome: MSLLTTKYVLTLALFGCGVIALWTMLTLMGRNERSIEPAALRVLHRVFGYIALALAVVVGIIGYQLTAAAGGAITHRAVLHCALAALFFVVFLFKVAIARHYRQFLKHMPALGLIAFAMLFAVVSITAGHRMARDIWTAPSGSQDEPVRETPSGPDALSLADSGEPEAGRQLFVTHCGGCHAHDSTDALVGPGLKGLVAHETEEEGSRERAFEAIRSQILNPAGTMPAFEGVLAEAELGDLLAYLGTL, encoded by the coding sequence ATGTCGCTCCTGACCACGAAGTACGTTCTGACGCTGGCCCTGTTCGGGTGCGGCGTCATCGCGCTCTGGACGATGCTCACGCTGATGGGCAGGAACGAGCGTTCGATCGAGCCGGCCGCGCTGCGCGTTCTGCATCGGGTCTTCGGGTACATCGCCCTGGCGCTCGCCGTCGTCGTCGGCATCATCGGCTACCAGCTGACGGCCGCCGCCGGAGGCGCCATCACGCACCGCGCGGTGCTCCACTGTGCGCTGGCAGCGCTCTTCTTCGTCGTCTTCCTCTTCAAGGTCGCCATCGCCCGGCACTATCGCCAGTTCCTGAAGCACATGCCGGCGCTCGGTCTCATCGCCTTCGCGATGCTCTTCGCCGTCGTCTCCATCACGGCCGGGCACAGGATGGCCCGCGACATCTGGACCGCTCCGAGCGGGTCACAGGACGAACCGGTGCGGGAGACGCCGTCCGGACCCGACGCGCTGTCCCTGGCCGATTCCGGTGAGCCGGAGGCGGGACGTCAGCTCTTCGTTACCCACTGCGGCGGCTGCCACGCGCACGACAGCACCGACGCACTCGTAGGACCCGGCCTGAAGGGCCTTGTGGCACACGAGACCGAGGAGGAGGGAAGCCGCGAACGGGCCTTCGAGGCGATCCGTTCCCAGATCCTGAACCCGGCGGGGACAATGCCGGCGTTCGAGGGGGTGCTGGCAGAGGCCGAGCTGGGTGACCTGCTGGCCTATCTCGGAACGCTCTGA